The Sedimentisphaera salicampi genome includes a region encoding these proteins:
- a CDS encoding PEP-CTERM sorting domain-containing protein yields MIDGKFRQLLTIVLVLSTVSYAAFWDGGAGTTSWNDAANWDPDGVPTTDTDLSLGADPVQEIVVSDNASSNRIDLGYDNGKDVNLTVDGAVLTTGWFVNASKNVNSTVNITNGGTLDTVLNRFYVANSGTGVVNVYDGTVKNLNTVYGIFMCDKSSGNGTINLYGGEIIANGLRAGSYSDQWSVNIGSGELKLNGDHRTFMNTYSDNFNPIQGMTSIEVDYDSQGDLTTVTAVPEPATLTLLGIGGLSLFRRKRKN; encoded by the coding sequence ATGATTGATGGGAAATTTAGGCAGTTACTGACAATTGTGTTAGTTTTGTCAACTGTGAGTTACGCTGCTTTCTGGGATGGAGGTGCAGGCACAACTTCCTGGAATGATGCTGCAAACTGGGACCCGGACGGCGTCCCCACTACGGATACTGACCTTAGCCTTGGAGCGGATCCTGTTCAGGAAATTGTTGTCTCAGACAATGCATCCAGCAACAGAATTGATCTGGGCTACGATAACGGCAAGGATGTAAACCTAACAGTTGATGGAGCTGTATTAACTACAGGATGGTTTGTAAACGCCAGCAAAAATGTTAATTCAACTGTTAATATTACTAATGGCGGAACCCTTGATACCGTTCTTAATAGATTTTATGTTGCCAACTCGGGTACCGGTGTGGTGAATGTCTATGACGGAACTGTCAAAAACCTGAACACCGTTTACGGGATTTTTATGTGCGACAAAAGTTCAGGTAACGGAACAATCAATCTCTATGGTGGTGAGATTATAGCTAACGGTTTGCGGGCCGGTTCATATTCTGACCAATGGAGCGTTAATATTGGTTCCGGGGAGCTGAAACTAAACGGAGACCACAGGACCTTTATGAACACCTATTCAGATAATTTCAACCCTATACAAGGTATGACTTCAATTGAGGTTGATTACGATTCCCAAGGCGACCTAACTACTGTAACTGCTGTCCCAGAACCTGCAACATTGACTTTGCTGGGGATTGGCGGTTTATCATTGTTTAGAAGAAAACGCAAAAATTGA
- a CDS encoding FAD-dependent oxidoreductase: MTNGKFSHLLIIVLVLSTASYAAFWDGGAGTTSWNDAANWDPDGVPTPDTDLELGAEPAQEIVISANASSSRIDLGYENGKDVNLTVDGATLTTKWFVNASKKVDATVNITNGGTLDTAYNRLYISNYGTGVINVYDGTVKNLNTEYGIFMCGKPAGEATINLYDGEIIANGIETGNQWTVNIGSGELKLNGDHRAFMNTYSDNFNPIQGMTDIKVNYDSDTDKTVIYAEKDEQENYVLEEPREIPVVAENDIVVVGGSTAAVSAAVSASESGASVYLVAPKKYLGEDVCGSYRLWLENGVDPNNELAQTVFEEPEPYQGTLDYEYTASVPSDPKHEDTDPPSLLNDGKFTNPVSQSIQYNSDVTITVDLGERLSFDKTNVMAYQRDDNFEVKDVTVYGSNDSQSWDELAFIENELLGTGSYEEDPIDLVADLDAKYRYLRFEVRKPENVSRMLLAEVQVLLAQQEATGRRPPTPMQVKTELNNALFDADVPYVFGSYATEIIRDSENQPAGVVVTNRSGRQAILGKVIIDATARASVARNSGAEFEPYPQGISSFQRYVIRGPEQTAPNIQSRKMTAPVSGPYSGNYEAVEYQVSVNMIDDSYASFAAAEMSIRDLTFSIEQVDSSENIWQVPPDPVISRNPYTGNYTSVSDIPEGAFLPVSTDRIYVLGGCADVSRSTAENLLYPPVYIALGERIGGFAAAKAMSLPEQEDVKLKSNHKSPTINGVVKESKYGISPTRFCQSMIPAQQRSLKVLAEYDVVVVGGGTAGAPAAISAARDGADTLVVELLHDLGGVGTLGLIGNYYAGNRVGFTSEIDQGIAQMNPPELCENSDWNIEAKKQWYRNEIMSAGGDIWFETIGCGAVVEDNKVKGVVVATPFGRGVVLADVVIDSTGNADIAICAGSDYRYTDDEHAALQGTGFPPRNLNDNYSKYFWYANNDWTYVEETDTMDVFRTVLTGFNKWSSAYDISQFILTRERRRIVGEHFLDVVDFLNLRTFPDTITKAYGGHYDTHGMTVHKFFDIKTSQTNNYCYIPYRSLIPENLDGILATGLGISAHRDTIPVIRMQPDIQNQGYAAGLAAAYAAHNGGHTRTIDIEQLQQDLVDKDILEPEVKGHTDSFPFTETQIQQSVDQMIGSSEYSGLKRILAQPNDAVPYLEQACINTANSQDARFRAAHVLGMLGNDTGIDLIIDAVQNFSEWDEGLKVNVPAGVERDFGNSLSELDSYIVALGRTGNPAGLQAILDKVELLNAGHELSHHRAVAIALESIASPQAAEPLANLLAEEGMTGFAITDIEQAIPKTYTSRGKTLRELILARALYRCGDHQDVALNILQQYKSDLRGHYSRHAHAVLRKADVNCDSCVDFKDVAFLGKNWLKFCDMCYGADLNSDKVADIQDLTIMGSQWLEDM; encoded by the coding sequence ATGACTAATGGAAAATTTAGCCACTTACTGATAATTGTGTTAGTCTTATCAACTGCGAGCTATGCTGCTTTTTGGGATGGAGGCGCAGGCACAACTTCCTGGAATGATGCTGCTAACTGGGACCCTGACGGTGTTCCAACCCCGGATACTGACCTTGAGTTGGGGGCGGAACCTGCGCAGGAAATCGTTATCTCGGCTAATGCCTCCAGCAGCAGAATTGATCTGGGTTACGAGAATGGCAAAGATGTAAACCTCACAGTTGATGGAGCTACATTAACTACAAAATGGTTTGTAAATGCCAGCAAAAAAGTCGATGCAACTGTTAATATCACTAACGGCGGGACGCTTGATACGGCTTACAACAGGCTCTATATTTCCAATTATGGTACAGGCGTCATAAATGTTTATGACGGAACTGTTAAGAACTTAAATACGGAGTATGGAATCTTCATGTGCGGCAAACCGGCAGGAGAAGCCACAATTAATCTTTACGATGGTGAAATAATCGCCAACGGAATAGAAACAGGCAATCAATGGACCGTTAATATTGGTTCCGGGGAGCTGAAACTAAACGGAGACCACAGGGCCTTTATGAACACCTATTCAGATAATTTCAACCCTATACAAGGTATGACCGATATAAAGGTAAATTATGATTCTGATACAGATAAAACGGTGATTTATGCGGAAAAAGATGAGCAGGAAAACTACGTTTTAGAGGAACCACGCGAAATACCAGTTGTAGCCGAAAATGATATAGTAGTTGTAGGTGGTTCTACTGCAGCAGTGAGTGCAGCAGTAAGTGCATCAGAGTCTGGGGCAAGCGTATACTTGGTTGCCCCCAAAAAATATTTAGGGGAAGATGTCTGCGGGTCCTACAGGTTATGGCTTGAGAATGGAGTTGACCCTAACAATGAATTGGCGCAAACAGTTTTTGAAGAGCCTGAACCTTATCAGGGAACTCTTGATTATGAATACACTGCAAGCGTACCCTCAGATCCAAAACATGAAGACACCGACCCGCCCAGTCTTCTTAATGACGGCAAGTTCACTAATCCAGTTTCTCAGAGCATTCAATATAACAGCGATGTTACTATAACTGTTGACTTAGGCGAAAGATTATCATTTGATAAAACCAATGTGATGGCATATCAGAGAGATGATAATTTCGAGGTCAAGGATGTAACGGTTTACGGGAGTAATGACAGTCAATCCTGGGATGAACTTGCCTTTATTGAAAATGAATTGCTTGGCACAGGTTCTTATGAAGAGGATCCTATTGATTTGGTTGCTGATTTAGATGCAAAGTATCGCTATCTTCGTTTTGAAGTAAGAAAACCAGAAAATGTCTCAAGGATGCTCCTTGCAGAAGTGCAGGTTCTTCTGGCTCAGCAGGAAGCCACGGGACGCAGACCTCCTACTCCTATGCAAGTTAAAACTGAATTGAATAATGCCCTTTTTGATGCTGATGTGCCCTATGTTTTTGGTTCATATGCCACGGAAATTATAAGGGATTCAGAAAACCAGCCTGCTGGTGTTGTTGTTACTAACAGATCCGGCAGACAGGCTATACTTGGCAAAGTTATAATTGATGCAACTGCTCGTGCTAGTGTTGCACGCAACTCAGGTGCTGAATTTGAACCTTATCCGCAGGGAATTAGCTCTTTTCAGAGGTATGTAATTCGAGGTCCGGAGCAGACAGCACCAAATATTCAGTCAAGGAAAATGACTGCTCCGGTATCAGGGCCTTACAGTGGAAATTATGAGGCTGTTGAATATCAGGTATCGGTGAATATGATTGACGATTCCTATGCTTCATTTGCCGCCGCCGAAATGAGTATAAGAGATCTTACTTTTAGCATTGAGCAGGTTGATTCATCAGAAAATATCTGGCAGGTTCCTCCTGACCCTGTCATTTCAAGAAACCCTTATACAGGAAATTATACTTCTGTAAGCGATATCCCTGAAGGAGCTTTTTTACCTGTCTCAACTGATCGAATTTATGTCCTTGGAGGATGTGCTGATGTGTCAAGGTCAACAGCGGAAAATCTTCTCTACCCGCCTGTTTATATAGCTCTTGGCGAAAGAATTGGCGGTTTTGCAGCTGCCAAGGCAATGAGTTTGCCTGAGCAGGAAGACGTCAAACTAAAATCAAACCATAAATCTCCCACCATAAATGGTGTGGTGAAGGAGTCCAAGTACGGAATAAGTCCCACTCGGTTTTGCCAGTCAATGATACCTGCTCAACAAAGATCTTTGAAGGTTCTGGCTGAATATGATGTGGTTGTTGTAGGGGGTGGTACGGCAGGTGCACCCGCTGCGATTTCTGCCGCAAGAGATGGGGCAGATACGTTGGTTGTCGAATTACTTCACGACCTTGGCGGAGTGGGAACATTAGGGCTCATAGGAAACTATTATGCAGGAAACAGAGTTGGTTTTACATCAGAAATCGACCAAGGTATTGCCCAAATGAATCCGCCCGAACTTTGCGAAAATTCGGATTGGAATATTGAAGCAAAAAAACAGTGGTACAGAAATGAAATAATGTCTGCGGGCGGAGATATATGGTTTGAAACCATAGGTTGCGGCGCGGTAGTCGAAGATAATAAAGTGAAAGGTGTAGTAGTTGCAACCCCATTCGGAAGGGGTGTTGTCTTGGCGGATGTAGTAATCGATTCGACTGGAAATGCCGATATTGCAATCTGTGCTGGTTCGGATTATAGATATACTGATGACGAGCATGCCGCATTGCAGGGGACAGGTTTCCCTCCTCGAAACCTTAATGACAACTACTCTAAATATTTTTGGTATGCCAACAACGATTGGACCTATGTAGAAGAAACGGATACTATGGATGTTTTCCGAACTGTCTTGACAGGTTTCAATAAATGGTCTTCCGCATATGACATAAGTCAGTTCATTCTGACAAGGGAAAGAAGACGCATCGTGGGAGAGCACTTTCTTGATGTCGTAGATTTCCTGAACTTAAGGACTTTCCCTGATACTATAACTAAGGCTTATGGAGGTCATTACGACACTCATGGCATGACAGTACACAAGTTCTTTGATATAAAAACTTCTCAGACTAACAATTATTGTTACATACCTTATCGTTCTCTCATCCCTGAAAATCTTGATGGTATTCTCGCAACTGGTTTGGGAATAAGCGCACATAGAGACACCATTCCAGTCATAAGAATGCAGCCAGATATCCAGAATCAAGGATATGCTGCTGGTCTCGCTGCTGCCTACGCTGCTCACAACGGTGGGCATACCAGAACTATTGATATTGAACAACTCCAGCAAGACCTTGTTGACAAAGATATTTTAGAGCCGGAAGTTAAAGGCCACACTGATTCTTTTCCTTTTACGGAAACTCAAATTCAGCAAAGTGTTGACCAGATGATTGGTAGTTCAGAATACAGCGGACTTAAGAGAATTCTTGCGCAGCCAAATGATGCTGTTCCATACCTTGAACAGGCCTGCATAAATACAGCCAACTCTCAAGATGCGAGGTTTAGAGCTGCACACGTTCTCGGTATGCTAGGTAATGACACTGGCATAGATCTAATTATTGATGCAGTACAAAACTTCTCTGAATGGGATGAAGGCTTAAAGGTTAATGTTCCTGCTGGAGTGGAAAGAGATTTCGGGAACAGCTTGAGTGAACTTGACAGTTACATTGTTGCTCTTGGAAGAACGGGCAATCCAGCAGGTTTGCAGGCAATTTTAGATAAAGTGGAACTGCTCAATGCCGGCCATGAGCTCTCGCATCACAGAGCTGTAGCAATTGCTCTTGAGTCTATAGCATCACCTCAGGCCGCAGAGCCGCTAGCCAACCTCCTTGCAGAAGAAGGTATGACCGGCTTTGCAATTACAGACATTGAGCAAGCAATACCAAAGACGTATACAAGCAGGGGCAAAACATTAAGGGAACTTATTCTGGCCAGAGCTCTTTATCGCTGCGGAGATCATCAGGATGTGGCATTAAATATATTGCAGCAATATAAATCCGACTTGAGAGGACATTATTCAAGGCATGCTCATGCTGTTTTAAGAAAGGCAGATGTGAACTGTGATAGTTGCGTCGATTTCAAGGACGTTGCTTTTCTTGGAAAAAATTGGCTTAAATTTTGTGATATGTGTTATGGTGCTGATTTGAATTCAGACAAAGTTGCAGATATTCAAGATCTTACAATAATGGGCAGCCAATGGCTTGAAGATATGTGA
- a CDS encoding PEP-CTERM sorting domain-containing protein, producing the protein MSYAAYWDGGAGTTSWNDAANWDPDGVPTPDTDLELGAEPAQEIVVSANASSSRIDLGYENDYDVNFTVDGATLTTGWFVNASKKVDATVNITNGGTLDTAYNRLYISNYGTGVINVYDGTVKNLNTEYGIFMCGKPAGEATINLYDGEIIANGIETGNQWTVNIGSGELKLNGDHRTFMNTYSDNFNPIQGMTSIQVDYDSQGDLTTVTAVPEPATLTLLGIGGLSLFRRKRKN; encoded by the coding sequence GTGAGTTACGCAGCTTACTGGGATGGAGGTGCAGGCACAACCTCCTGGAATGATGCTGCAAACTGGGACCCTGACGGTGTTCCAACCCCGGATACTGACCTTGAGTTGGGGGCGGAACCTGCGCAGGAAATCGTTGTCTCGGCCAATGCCTCCAGCAGCAGAATTGATCTGGGTTACGAAAACGACTACGATGTCAACTTCACAGTTGATGGAGCTACATTAACTACAGGATGGTTTGTAAACGCCAGCAAAAAAGTCGATGCAACTGTTAATATCACTAACGGCGGGACCCTTGATACGGCTTACAACAGGCTCTATATTTCCAATTATGGTACAGGCGTCATAAATGTTTATGACGGAACTGTGAAGAACTTAAATACGGAGTATGGAATCTTCATGTGCGGCAAACCAGCAGGAGAAGCCACAATTAATCTTTACGATGGTGAAATAATTGCCAACGGAATAGAAACAGGCAATCAATGGACCGTTAATATTGGTTCCGGGGAGCTGAAACTAAACGGAGACCACAGGACCTTTATGAACACCTATTCAGATAATTTCAACCCTATACAAGGTATGACTTCCATTCAGGTTGATTACGATTCCCAAGGCGACCTAACCACTGTAACTGCTGTCCCAGAACCTGCAACATTGACTTTGCTGGGGATTGGCGGTTTATCATTGTTTAGAAGAAAACGCAAAAATTGA
- a CDS encoding alpha-mannosidase — MFRFSEKQIEMMIQFADDIKEKIYTPKTPLNIEGYTTKEPLPFDRKTEGEKKTFKPGDKWGDVFDCCWFHITGDVPEDCKDKHTVLLIDFNGEACVFDNHGNPQRGLTNGSSSFCFSLGQPGKRVLQLSNDAKQTGKIDIWIDAGCNDLFGTLCKDGRIEQADIAVCRDDIRDLYYDYWTIRELMQVLDKDSARYARASRALYEAMVILHNFDEDEVKRARDLLSKELSRKSLDPCLKVSAVGHAHMDLAWLWPIRETFRKAARTFSTVLDLMGRYPEYIFGASQPQLYQWVKDEYPNLYSKIKEKVAEGRWELQGGMWVESDTNLPSGESLIRQFVYGKTFYREEFGLDVRNLWLPDVFGYSASLPQIMKTCGVDYFMTQKLSWNDTNKFPHHTFYWKGLDGTAVLSHMLPEETYNSNAGPQSIAKSEKNYAQKAVSDRCLMLFGIGDGGGGPGAEHLEKLKRLKNLSGLPPVKQEFSSDFFEHLNQDSANYPQWHGELYLEKHRGTYTSQAETKKYNRMLELRLRDLEFLATVAMQNGWDYPQERLDEIWKEVLLYQFHDILPGSSMKRVYDECLERYELLLQEVQQLTRDALKSLSENKNGRFDASSNDIAVFNTLSWKRSEWVQTKYGWLKAEVEPMGFRCFKKSEIIEESFPLKAERKLLENELIRLEFSEDGRLISAYDKQAGFETIHEGSKGNTLDVYTDNGDAWDILEDYQKLPSESFKLESSSASLSGPKAILEQTYSYGNSKLTQKIVLTHGSKRIDFNTEVDWHENSKMLRTKFPLNVFSHFATCDIQFGNLRRPTHTNTSWDKAMLEVCAHKFVDISQKDRGAAILNDCKYGYNLFGNVIDINLLRSTSFPGKEADQGKHSFTYSLLPHKGNLIQGGVAEAASELNSPLIINEDCPIPSASSNSLSFFDIESETAVLETVKKAQEGSEVVLRLYESAGGSSEAKLKSAFEIENAWLTNALEEEICELKSSSKMINLSFRPWEIKTIKLKLE; from the coding sequence ATGTTTAGATTTTCCGAGAAGCAGATTGAAATGATGATCCAATTTGCAGACGATATAAAAGAAAAAATTTATACCCCAAAGACACCCCTCAATATTGAGGGTTACACAACTAAAGAACCTCTTCCCTTTGACAGGAAAACCGAAGGTGAAAAGAAAACCTTTAAGCCGGGAGATAAATGGGGCGATGTTTTCGACTGCTGCTGGTTTCACATTACAGGAGATGTGCCAGAGGACTGCAAAGATAAACATACCGTTCTCCTGATAGACTTCAACGGAGAGGCCTGCGTATTTGATAATCACGGGAATCCTCAGAGAGGATTAACCAACGGCAGCTCTTCATTCTGCTTTTCGCTGGGACAACCCGGAAAAAGGGTACTTCAGCTCTCGAATGATGCAAAGCAAACCGGCAAAATAGATATATGGATTGATGCAGGCTGCAACGACCTTTTCGGAACACTATGCAAAGACGGCAGAATAGAACAGGCAGATATAGCCGTATGCAGGGATGACATAAGAGATCTCTACTACGACTACTGGACAATCAGAGAGCTTATGCAGGTGTTGGATAAAGACAGTGCAAGATATGCAAGGGCTTCAAGAGCTCTTTATGAGGCGATGGTGATACTTCATAACTTCGATGAGGATGAAGTAAAGCGGGCGAGAGACCTGCTAAGTAAGGAGCTGAGCAGAAAAAGCTTAGACCCATGCCTGAAAGTCAGCGCTGTAGGCCATGCCCACATGGATCTAGCCTGGCTCTGGCCGATAAGAGAAACCTTCAGGAAGGCTGCAAGGACATTTTCAACCGTACTGGATTTAATGGGACGCTACCCTGAATACATTTTTGGAGCCAGTCAGCCCCAGCTATATCAATGGGTTAAAGATGAATACCCTAACCTCTACAGCAAGATAAAAGAAAAAGTCGCTGAGGGAAGATGGGAGCTTCAGGGTGGAATGTGGGTTGAATCAGACACCAACCTGCCTTCAGGTGAATCCCTCATAAGACAATTTGTTTACGGTAAAACATTCTATAGAGAAGAATTTGGGCTTGACGTAAGGAATCTCTGGCTTCCTGATGTATTCGGATATTCAGCATCTCTTCCACAAATAATGAAGACTTGCGGAGTTGATTACTTCATGACTCAGAAACTCTCGTGGAATGACACCAACAAATTCCCCCATCACACCTTTTACTGGAAAGGCCTGGACGGAACAGCAGTATTGAGCCATATGCTTCCGGAAGAAACATACAACAGCAATGCAGGCCCGCAGTCTATAGCTAAGTCAGAAAAGAATTACGCCCAGAAAGCTGTAAGCGATAGATGCCTGATGCTTTTTGGAATTGGAGACGGAGGCGGAGGGCCTGGCGCAGAACATCTCGAGAAGCTCAAAAGGCTCAAAAACCTTAGCGGACTTCCCCCTGTAAAGCAGGAATTCAGCTCGGACTTTTTCGAACATCTTAACCAAGACAGCGCAAACTACCCTCAATGGCACGGAGAACTCTATCTTGAAAAACACCGAGGCACATACACCTCGCAGGCTGAAACCAAAAAATACAACAGGATGCTGGAACTGCGTCTGCGGGACCTCGAATTCCTGGCAACCGTCGCTATGCAGAATGGGTGGGATTACCCGCAAGAAAGGCTTGATGAGATTTGGAAAGAAGTCCTTCTCTATCAATTCCACGACATACTGCCAGGGTCTTCAATGAAGCGGGTTTACGATGAGTGTCTCGAAAGATATGAACTGCTGCTTCAGGAAGTGCAGCAGCTTACCAGAGATGCATTAAAATCACTCTCAGAGAATAAAAACGGCAGATTTGACGCGAGCAGCAATGATATAGCAGTATTCAACACCCTATCATGGAAAAGAAGCGAGTGGGTTCAAACAAAATACGGTTGGCTGAAAGCCGAAGTGGAACCGATGGGCTTTAGATGCTTTAAAAAATCAGAGATTATTGAAGAAAGTTTTCCTCTGAAAGCCGAAAGAAAGCTCCTTGAAAACGAACTTATCAGGCTTGAATTTTCAGAAGATGGCCGCCTTATATCCGCTTATGACAAGCAGGCAGGATTTGAAACAATACATGAAGGCAGCAAAGGCAACACCCTTGATGTTTACACCGACAACGGCGATGCATGGGATATACTTGAAGACTATCAGAAGCTCCCTTCTGAATCCTTCAAGCTCGAAAGCAGCTCTGCAAGCCTCAGCGGTCCAAAGGCGATTCTGGAACAGACATACTCCTACGGTAATTCAAAACTTACCCAAAAGATTGTCCTAACTCACGGCAGCAAACGAATAGACTTCAATACGGAGGTTGACTGGCATGAAAACTCCAAAATGCTAAGGACGAAATTCCCGCTGAATGTTTTCAGCCATTTTGCAACCTGCGATATACAGTTCGGCAATCTAAGACGCCCAACCCATACCAACACAAGCTGGGATAAGGCTATGCTTGAGGTATGCGCACATAAATTTGTGGACATATCACAGAAGGACAGAGGCGCTGCAATTCTAAATGACTGTAAATACGGCTATAATTTATTTGGGAATGTGATAGACATTAACCTGCTCAGAAGTACGAGTTTCCCCGGAAAAGAGGCAGATCAGGGCAAACACAGCTTCACATATTCGCTTCTGCCGCATAAAGGTAATTTAATTCAGGGCGGGGTTGCTGAGGCTGCGAGCGAGCTAAACTCGCCCCTTATCATAAACGAGGACTGCCCAATTCCTTCAGCAAGCAGCAATTCTTTAAGCTTCTTTGATATAGAATCAGAAACTGCAGTTTTAGAGACTGTTAAAAAGGCTCAAGAAGGCAGCGAAGTTGTGCTTAGGCTTTATGAATCTGCCGGCGGAAGCAGCGAGGCCAAACTCAAATCAGCCTTCGAAATCGAGAATGCATGGCTTACAAATGCCCTGGAAGAAGAAATCTGCGAACTAAAATCCAGCTCAAAAATGATAAACCTCAGCTTCCGGCCATGGGAAATAAAGACGATTAAACTGAAACTGGAATAA
- a CDS encoding FAD-dependent oxidoreductase, with product MSAINSFNRRNFIKSSLLTPAFLTSTMYGNNDKLNAGRKLDIDAVETDVLVLGAGASGIPAAISAAREGARVVLLEEDQQIGGAPTDMYVGYLCGNPMVGIFKEMVDKLKNDHSLLRPQSNNKDKLSDFWYVPSSYSMILDDMISAEKNIQVICGARAVEPLISPKGNRDRFEGVIASGAAGHSIAVKAKVTIDATGNGAVCEMAGCESMYGRDSKAQFNETHGKEKADERVMPCTQMFISQKFGTEKSDFKVYEELNAGCIDYGYGWFKNVKDSFYNRKTGIYIHWGATEICKDTRNPIEVSNTQRLLQQRLKPTVRKLFESGFTVNFAPKVGVRENRRIKGDFVITEGYMRKGKYADDTVAIGQYYLDGWGESWTKEDKHIPPFGIPYRSLIPSGFEGLLTAGKIISGTHIAMTAYRVQPIVSQTGQAAGLAAAMAAGKGTGLRDISVTKMQKKLKKQGMLRDLKS from the coding sequence ATGTCAGCTATAAATAGTTTCAACAGAAGGAATTTTATAAAGAGCTCGCTGCTTACGCCAGCTTTCTTAACTTCAACCATGTACGGCAATAATGATAAGCTTAATGCAGGCCGTAAATTAGATATTGATGCCGTTGAAACCGACGTACTGGTATTGGGTGCGGGCGCCTCAGGCATACCCGCTGCAATCTCTGCTGCACGCGAAGGGGCAAGGGTTGTGCTGCTTGAAGAGGATCAGCAAATAGGCGGCGCGCCAACAGATATGTACGTTGGGTATCTTTGCGGAAATCCGATGGTGGGTATTTTCAAGGAAATGGTCGATAAACTGAAAAATGACCATTCGCTTTTGAGGCCTCAATCCAATAATAAGGATAAATTGTCTGACTTCTGGTATGTCCCATCCTCTTACAGTATGATTTTGGATGATATGATATCAGCAGAAAAGAATATTCAGGTTATCTGCGGGGCAAGAGCTGTTGAGCCTCTGATAAGCCCAAAAGGAAACAGAGACAGATTTGAGGGAGTGATCGCTTCCGGAGCCGCTGGGCATTCGATTGCAGTAAAAGCAAAAGTTACAATAGATGCCACGGGCAACGGCGCAGTATGTGAAATGGCCGGCTGCGAGTCAATGTACGGAAGAGATTCAAAAGCACAATTCAATGAAACTCACGGGAAAGAAAAAGCTGATGAGAGGGTTATGCCCTGTACGCAGATGTTTATAAGTCAGAAGTTCGGAACTGAAAAATCTGACTTCAAGGTTTATGAAGAGCTAAATGCAGGATGCATCGATTACGGCTACGGTTGGTTCAAAAATGTGAAAGATAGCTTTTACAATAGAAAGACCGGGATTTATATTCACTGGGGAGCCACTGAAATTTGCAAGGATACGAGAAACCCTATAGAAGTGTCAAATACCCAGAGGCTCTTGCAGCAAAGATTGAAACCAACGGTAAGAAAGCTCTTTGAAAGCGGTTTCACGGTAAATTTTGCGCCTAAAGTAGGAGTAAGGGAAAACAGAAGAATCAAAGGCGATTTTGTAATTACCGAAGGCTACATGAGGAAAGGCAAATATGCAGATGACACTGTAGCTATCGGTCAATACTATCTTGACGGCTGGGGTGAGAGCTGGACTAAAGAAGACAAGCATATCCCCCCTTTCGGTATTCCTTACCGATCTCTTATCCCAAGCGGATTTGAGGGTCTCTTAACAGCCGGAAAAATAATCAGCGGCACACATATAGCAATGACGGCCTACAGGGTTCAGCCTATAGTTTCGCAAACCGGACAGGCAGCCGGACTTGCCGCAGCTATGGCAGCTGGTAAAGGGACTGGGCTGAGAGATATTTCCGTAACAAAAATGCAGAAAAAACTCAAGAAACAGGGTATGCTCAGAGACCTGAAATCTTGA